A stretch of Paenibacillus sp. URB8-2 DNA encodes these proteins:
- a CDS encoding TOBE domain-containing protein: MKLSARNQLEGRVTLVKSGPINAEVVIDAGGQTITSIISLDALEELGIKEGSTVTALFKASSVLLMA, encoded by the coding sequence ATGAAACTTAGCGCTAGAAACCAATTGGAAGGCCGTGTGACGTTGGTAAAATCAGGACCTATCAATGCAGAGGTTGTTATTGATGCCGGCGGACAAACGATTACTTCCATTATCTCTCTGGATGCTCTTGAAGAACTCGGAATCAAAGAAGGTTCTACCGTTACAGCCCTTTTCAAGGCTTCCTCCGTTTTGTTGATGGCCTAA
- a CDS encoding deoxyguanosinetriphosphate triphosphohydrolase family protein has translation MTLVEQREHRQYPEITRQETSRAVYERDYSRLIHSPTFRRLQGKSQVFGAGTGDYYRTRLTHSLEVAQIAREAAKSLLRSYPEVETGQAENPGLVIDPEVVECAAIAHDFGHPPFGHKGEEVLDSILDRMIEEKTTQKALVTGAAADPVRKLEIYNEMRTKYEHFEGNAHNFRLIMFLEKRENIDGLNLSDAVLLGINKYPFPGTALKKGMYLHEWEYISHIRSEWGIPVGKKTLEAQLMDLCDDIAYSAHDLEDGIKAGKIEVHEFFMHDPYILRLIVEKIMTLEDSFWHGWTEESIRPKVEEVLNSFLRIWKEKMPTCENDYSRTRREVKAYWVSTFVGSLGVISDGDWKKVTFIKEGKEDEDLLRTVSVLKSFAWVTMIRDLRVQRLQKRSEWIVRKLWGAFVDPDTSKAIIPTDWLQRFEKDQRRPRPIWTWEHMVIDYIAGMTDAFAEKIYNELFGLKVGSIYDLD, from the coding sequence ATGACACTAGTTGAACAAAGAGAACACCGCCAATATCCGGAGATCACCCGGCAGGAGACGTCGCGGGCCGTTTACGAACGCGATTATTCCCGGCTGATCCATTCGCCTACCTTCCGCAGGCTTCAAGGCAAATCCCAAGTATTCGGCGCAGGCACCGGCGATTATTACCGGACGCGTTTGACCCATTCGCTTGAAGTAGCGCAAATTGCCCGGGAAGCGGCGAAAAGCCTGCTGCGTTCTTATCCGGAAGTGGAGACGGGACAAGCCGAAAATCCGGGACTGGTCATTGATCCGGAGGTGGTCGAATGTGCGGCGATTGCCCATGACTTCGGTCATCCGCCGTTTGGACATAAAGGGGAAGAAGTGCTCGACAGCATTCTGGACCGTATGATTGAGGAGAAGACTACGCAGAAGGCGCTGGTTACAGGAGCGGCGGCGGACCCGGTCCGCAAACTCGAGATTTATAACGAAATGAGAACCAAATATGAGCATTTTGAAGGCAACGCGCACAACTTCAGGCTCATCATGTTTCTGGAAAAGCGCGAAAATATCGACGGACTTAATCTGTCGGATGCGGTGTTGCTCGGAATCAACAAGTATCCTTTTCCCGGAACGGCGCTTAAAAAGGGAATGTATCTGCATGAGTGGGAATACATCTCGCATATCCGCTCGGAATGGGGCATCCCGGTAGGCAAGAAGACGCTTGAAGCCCAGTTGATGGATTTATGCGACGATATCGCTTATTCCGCCCATGACCTTGAGGACGGCATTAAGGCCGGGAAGATCGAGGTTCATGAGTTTTTCATGCATGATCCGTATATTTTGAGGCTGATTGTCGAGAAAATCATGACGCTGGAGGACTCTTTCTGGCACGGATGGACGGAGGAATCGATACGGCCCAAGGTGGAAGAGGTGCTGAATTCGTTCCTGCGCATCTGGAAGGAGAAAATGCCGACCTGCGAAAATGATTATTCTCGGACCCGCCGCGAAGTCAAAGCCTACTGGGTCAGCACTTTTGTCGGCAGCCTCGGCGTCATTTCGGACGGTGACTGGAAGAAGGTTACCTTTATTAAGGAAGGAAAAGAGGACGAGGACCTGCTGCGTACGGTAAGCGTCCTGAAAAGCTTTGCCTGGGTGACGATGATCCGCGACCTGCGCGTACAGCGGCTGCAGAAGCGCAGCGAATGGATTGTGCGGAAGCTGTGGGGCGCTTTTGTCGACCCGGATACGTCGAAGGCAATTATCCCGACCGATTGGCTGCAGCGTTTTGAAAAGGACCAGCGCCGTCCCAGACCAATCTGGACCTGGGAGCATATGGTGATCGACTATATTGCCGGAA